The following coding sequences are from one Lolium rigidum isolate FL_2022 chromosome 6, APGP_CSIRO_Lrig_0.1, whole genome shotgun sequence window:
- the LOC124660407 gene encoding uncharacterized protein LOC124660407 translates to MEPARRSAGGASSDGSFAAGSDADDDRYCSASSALGTPSSISTLRPSSDLWDHHMDLLLDDPIASFPKSHQLTRLHQSQTPSQQRSDPPTAAFARPELGSGRPDVPPRTDPVQVDILEESDLFDDMVQEMEQILLNSGEPHESGTSTDNRASNAHQNLHFRDGSTTASTSGTEDAYVYPLPRYPSKIDSVELVGAKQRTGDVSFGERMVGVKEYTVYLLKVRSGEDEWEVERRYREFYALYQQLKPFFSEKGLSLPPIWINVEKESSKIFGNASPDVVNGRSDLIQECLCSLLVSNYPFGTPAPLVNFLSPGTPAYEHSFLKTLIPRSLQRLSSDLHAKDSDCNGALHEDATLMGKTISLVVEDRPRKSTRQLLEFQHYNCAGCHRHLDAGRTLLQEFVQTIGWNKPRFCAYTGQLFCASCHTNDTAVLPARVLQHWDFSLYQVSQLAKAYLDSIYDQPMLCVSAVNPFLFAKVPALLNIMSIRKKIAAMLPCVQCPFRNSIFKGLGVRRYILDGNDFFALRDLVDLSKGAFAALPVKVQTISNRILVHITEQCLVCYDAGIPCAARQACDDPLALIFPFQEDEATRCCSCGSIFHKQCFRKISDCPCGKTANTGAKIVALEQALDGGSNRMSTELIPHPSFSSSSGFFSGILSKARPDKIWKARNSSPVILMGSLQDTSM, encoded by the exons ATGGAACCAGCCCGGCgatccgccggcggtgcctcgtcgGACGGCTCCTTTGCGGCTGGATCGGACGCCGACGACGACAGGTACTGCAGCGCCAGCTCCGCGCTCGGGACGCCGAGCTCCATCTCtaccctccgcccctcctccgacTTGTGGGACCACCACATGGACCTCCTCCTCGACGACCCCATCGCCAGCTTCCCCAAGAGCCACCAGCTGACCCGCCTCCACCAATCGCAAACGCCGTCGCAGCAGCGATCGGATCCTCCGACCGCCGCTTTCGCAAGGCCGGAATTGGGTTCTGGTAGGCCGGATGTTCCGCCGCGCACTGATCCCGTCCAG GTGGACATCCTTGAGGAGAGTGATTTATTTGATGATATGGTTCAAGAGATGGAACAAATTTTACTCAATTCAGGGGAGCCCCATGAAAGTGGAACGTCTACAGACAACCGTGCAAGCAATGCTCACCAAAATCTGCATTTCAGAGATGGCAGCACCACTGCATCTACTTCTGGTACAGAGGATGCATATGTATATCCCCTTCCTCGCTATCCTTCCAAAATTGATTCGGTAGAGCTTGTGGGAGCAAAGCAAAGAACAGGGGATGTTTCTTTTGGCGAGAGGATGGTTGGGGTCAAAGAGTACACTGTATACCTATTAAAAGTGAGGAGTGGCGAAGATGAATGGGAAGTTGAACGTCGATACCGTGAATTTTATGCACTTTATCAACAACTTAAGCCCTTCTTTTCTGAGAAAGGATTGAGTCTTCCACCCATATGGATAAATGTAGAAAAAGAGTCCAGTAAAATATTTGGGAATGCATCCCCAGATGTTGTCAATGGACGAAGTGATCTTATTCAAGAATGTTTATGTTCTTTGCTTGTCTCTAATTATCCCTTTGGAACACCAGCCCCTCTGGTTAATTTTTTGTCACCAGGGACACCCGCTTATGAACATAGCTTCTTAAAGACGCTTATTCCCCGATCTTTGCAAAGGCTGAGCAGCGATTTACATGCCAAAGATTCAGACTGCAATGGAGCTTTGCACGAAGATGCTACCTTGATGGGAAAGACAATATCACTTGTTGTGGAGGATAGGCCTCGTAAGTCGACTAGACAGTTGTTGGAGTTTCAACACTACAATTGTGCAGGATGCCATAGGCATTTGGATGCTGGACGAACATTGCTGCAAGAATTTGTACAAACTATTGGATGGAACAAGCCTCGGTTTTGTGCTTACACTGGCCAGTTATTTTGTGCTTCTTGTCACACAAATGATACTGCAGTTCTGCCAGCAAGAGTTTTGCAGCACTGGGATTTTTCTTTATATCAAGTTTCGCAGCTAGCAAAAGCGTATTTGGACTCCATCTATGACCAG CCTATGCTCTGTGTAAGTGCTGTCAACCCTTTCCTATTTGCTAAAGTGCCTGCTCTGCTTAATATCATGAGTATCCGGAAGAAAATAGCTGCCATGCTTCCTTGTGTTCAATGTCCTTTCCGGAACTCCATATTTAAAGGACTAGGAGTACGAAGATACATTCTTGATGGGAATGACTTCTTTGCGCTCCGTGACCTTGTTGATCTGTCAAAAGGTGCTTTTGCAG CACTTCCAGTTAAGGTGCAGACAATATCAAATAGGATACTTGTACACATCACAGAGCAATGCCTTGTGTGCTATGATGCCGGTATTCCTTGTGCTGCTCGACAAGCTTGTGATGATCCCCTGGCCCTTATTTTTCCATTTCAG GAGGATGAAGCTACAAGATGTTGCTCCTGTGGGTCAATCTTCCACAAACAATGCTTCAGGAAAATTAGTGATTGTCCCTGTGGTAAGACTGCCAACACAGGCGCGAAAATCGTGGCACTGGAGCAAGCACTAGATGGCGGCTCAAATAGGATGTCAACTGAGTTGATCCCGCACCCTTCTTTTTCTTCATCGTCTGGTTTTTTCTCTGGTATTCTTTCGAAAGCAAGGCCAGATAAGATTTGGAAAGCAAGAAACAGCAGTCCTGTAATTTTGATGGGTTCACTGCAAGATACGTCTATGTGA